One window of the Salvia splendens isolate huo1 chromosome 1, SspV2, whole genome shotgun sequence genome contains the following:
- the LOC121796322 gene encoding UDP-glycosyltransferase 91A1-like — translation MPSPHTEEYEAWMMHNIHVPDASGFSSGQRLAKVVEGSNFVLVRSCEEFESNYLNLIQKTFEKHFRSQFNIGLLPPKTGESKNASRWADTCKWLDGREPKSVLYVGFGSEYKMPLNEIHELAYSVELSRLPFLWILRKPIGVDTRDLLSPGFVRRTRSQGLVVLGWAPQQQILAHPAIGGCFFHSGWGTSIESLAHGHPLILLPMVADQGLTAKLLVENQVAHEVPRNEDGTFSRGVVAESIRRVLVEEQGKQLRLKATQLQTVFGDHERQDNYVNKFMDHLKNITTQKQV, via the coding sequence ATGCCTTCTCCCCACACCGAGGAGTATGAAGCATGGATGATGCACAATATACACGTCCCTGATGCATCAGGCTTTTCCTCTGGCCAACGTCTGGCGAAGGTCGTTGAGGGAAGCAACTTTGTGTTGGTGAGAAGCTGCGAAGAGTTTGAGAGCAACTACTTAAATCTAATTCAAAAAACCTTCGAAAAACATTTCAGAAGCCAGTTTAATATTGGCTTGCTTCCTCCAAAAACTGGAGAGAGCAAGAACGCATCAAGGTGGGCCGACACATGCAAATGGCTGGACGGGAGAGAGCCCAAGTCGGTGTTATATGTAGGATTCGGGAGCGAGTACAAGATGCCCCTCAATGAAATACATGAATTAGCATATTCAGTTGAGCTTTCAAGATTACCTTTCCTGTGGATTCTAAGGAAGCCAATAGGCGTGGATACTCGGGATTTACTGTCTCCTGGTTTTGTCAGGCGCACACGAAGCCAGGGTCTGGTTGTTCTTGGTTGGGCACCTCAGCAACAGATACTCGCCCATCCAGCAATAGGGGGGTGTTTTTTCCACTCCGGCTGGGGAACAAGTATAGAATCTCTTGCTCATGGCCACCCACTAATTCTTCTTCCTATGGTAGCAGACCAAGGACTCACTGCTAAGCTGTTAGTGGAAAACCAAGTTGCACACGAGGTCCCCAGGAACGAGGATGGTACATTTAGTCGGGGCGTGGTTGCTGAGTCCATAAGACGAGTTCTTGTAGAAGAACAAGGCAAGCAGTTGAGGCTCAAGGCAACACAGCTGCAAACTGTCTTTGGCGATCATGAGCGTCAGGATAATTATGTAAACAAATTTATGGATCATCTCAAAAACATCACTACACAGAAGCAAGTGTAA
- the LOC121803039 gene encoding guanosine nucleotide diphosphate dissociation inhibitor At5g09550-like: protein MDEEYDVIVLGTGLKECILSGLLSVDGLKVLHMDKNDYYGGESSSLNLIQLWKRFRGEEQPPENLGTSREYNVDMIPKFMMANGTLVRVLIHTDVTKYLNFKAVDGSFVYNKGKIHKVPATDVEALKSPLMGLFEKRRARKFFVFVQDFDESDPKTHHGMDLDTITARELISKYELEDDTIEFIGHALALHFSDEYLDKPAVTFVKRMKLYAESLARFQSGSPYLYPMYGLGELPQAFARLSAVYGGTYMLSKPDCKVEYDDGVAIGVTSEGETAKCKKVVCDPSYLPDKVEKVGKVARAVIIMSHPIPDTHESHSTQVIIPQKQLGRKSDMYLFCCSYYHNVAPQGKYIAFVLTEAETDDPEAELKPGVDLLGPVDEIFYETYDRYQPTNDCDSDHCYISMSYDPSTHFETTVEDVLAMYTKITGKVLDLSVDLSAASAGEQ, encoded by the exons GTACTACACATGGACAAAAACGACTATTATGGAGGAGAGTCCAGCTCTCTCAATTTGATTCAG CTCTGGAAGCGCTTCAGGGGAGAGGAGCAACCGCCTGAGAATTTGGGCACAAGTAGAGAGTATAACGTTGATATGATCCCAAAG TTCATGATGGCAAATGGAACTTTGGTGCGTGTCTTGATTCACACGGATGTCACCAAGTACCTCAACTTCAAGGCCGTAGATGGTAGTTTTGTCTACAATAAAGGAAAG ATCCACAAGGTCCCGGCAACTGATGTCGAGGCACTGAAATCCCCACTTATGGGGCTGTTTGAGAAGAGGCGTGCACGCAAGTTCTTTGTTTTCGTTCAAGACTTTGATGAGAGTGATCCCAAGACTCATCATGGGATGGATTTGGACACAATTACAGCAAGAGAACTTATCTC AAAGTATGAACTGGAAGATGACACGATTGAATTTATAGGCCATGCTCTGGCTCTGCATTTTAGCGATGAATACCTGGACAAGCCGGCAGTGACTTTTGTGAAGAGAATGAAG CTGTATGCAGAGTCTTTGGCAAGATTTCAATCTGGATCTCCTTACCTCTATCCTATGTACGGACTGGGAGAGTTGCCTCAG GCATTTGCTCGTCTGAGCGCAGTTTATGGTGGGACTTACATGCTAAGCAAGCCAGACTGCAAG GTGGAGTATGATGATGGAGTTGCAATTGGAGTTACATCTGAAGGAGAAACAGCTAAGTGCAAAAAAGTTGTCTGCGACCCCTCATATTTACCCGATAAG GTTGAGAAGGTAGGGAAGGTTGCGCGTGCTGTCATTATAATGAGCCACCCAATCCCAGACACTCACGAGTCGCACTCAACTCAAGTCATCATTCCACAGAAGCAGCTGGGCCGCAAATCAGACAT GTATCTATTCTGCTGCTCGTACTATCACAACGTGGCGCCACAAGGCAAGTACATAGCTTTCGTTTTGACAGAAGCTGAAACTGACGACCCGGAGGCTGAGCTGAAGCCCGGAGTGGACCTTCTCGGACCAGTTGATGAGATATTCTATGAAACCTATGACAGATACCAACCTACAAATGACTGTGATTCTGACCACTGTTATATTTCTATG AGTTATGACCCATCCACACACTTTGAGACCACTGTGGAAGATGTTTTGGCTATGTACACCAAGATAACTGGAAAG GTTCTTGATTTGTCAGTGGACCTAAGTGCAGCAAGTGCTGGTGAACAATGA